The Pseudodesulfovibrio cashew genomic sequence CTCGCAGGCTTCAAGGCGGTTTTCGAGGATTTCCGGAAGCTACAACGGCGTCAGGAAGAACAGCAACATGGTTCTTTGAAACAGGAAGGGAAAAAGAGTGCTGGAGATGATCAATCAGAAGCTTGAGCCGCTGCTCGTGAAGTGGGGCTTTCAGCGTACTGATACGCGTATCGTCGTCCGCAATCAGATTTACGTGTCGCTGGGGACCTCTCTAGTGATCGTGCTGGTAACACTGTTCTCCCGGTGGTCTCTCGCTTATGCGGCTGGGGCGGTGCTCGCCCTCATCAACTTCTGGACGCTTGCCCGCGTTGTCCAGACGTTGGTCTACGAGCCAAAAGGCGGACCATTCAAACTGTTTGTCATATTCATGGTGAAGATGACTCTGAGCGGGCTGGCCTTGTACTGGCTAATAGGAGTTGAACGCGTTCCCCACTGGGGGTTGATATCGGGAATAGGCACCGTGCCTTTAAATATCACGGTGACGGGCCTGATGCAGCTGGGGAACAAAAAGCCTAGATTGTAAGGAGGCTTGGATATGGGTTTTTCAGGCGGACTTCAGCATCCTCTGCTCTATGCTGACATGATCAAATCCGTTGGGCACTGGGGTGCTTCAATGGAACACGCCCTCGGCGTTGAGTCCATCAACCACGTGATTTACATGTGGATCGCGATGGCGATTCTTTTTTCTCTGGGTCTGATCGTCCGTGGCCGCTTGCAGCTGGTCCCCGGCGGTCTCCAGAATGTCATGGAGACCATCTTCGGCGGTCTGGAAGACTTCGTTGTCTCCAACCTCGGCGAGGAAGGTCGGCAGTTCATGCCGCTCCTCGGCACGATCTTCATCTTCATCCTGACCATGAACCTGATGGGCCTTATCCCGGGTTGTGACGCCGCCACGGCGAACATCAACACCCCGGCGGCCATGGCCATCATCGTGTTCGTGTTCTACCAGTTCGTCGGTATCCGCAAATGGGGCGCCGGCTACATCAAGCACTTCATGGGTCCGGTCGGCTTCCTGGCGCCGCTCATGCTGATCCTCGAGCCCATCTCTCACCTTGCTCGTCCGCTCAGCCTGACGCTTCGTCTCTTCGGTAACATCCGCGGTGAGGAAATCGTCCTCGTCCTGATGTTCATGCTGGCTCCGATCTTTGGTTCCCTGCCGATGTACTTCCTGTTCATCCTGGCTAAGACCATCCAGGCATTCATCTTCTTCATGCTGACGATGCTCTACCTGCAGGGCGCCATCGAACACGCTCACTAGAAGCGGGTTCACACCAATTATGGGGAAATGGTCCTTGGACCAAAACAATATTAAATGATTCCACTTGGAGGATTCACTAATGAAAATCGCTAAGATTCTGTTCACCACCCTGGCTATGGTTCTGGTTGCTTCCGTTGCTTTCGCTTCCGAAGGTGCTGATCCCGTCATGTCCGCCAAAGCTTACGCCACTGCCATCGGCATGGGCATCGCCGCCGGTCTCTGCGGCATCGGCCAGGGCATGGGCGTGAAGGGCGCTTGTGAAGGTATCGCCCGCAACCCCGAAGCCGGTGGCCAGCTCTCCACCACCCTGATCCTCGGCCTGGCATTCATCGAGTCTCTCGCCATTTACGCCCTGGTCGTCAACCTGATCCTGCTCTTCGTCGTCTAGTTTTAGACCGCAAAGATGTATACAAAGGGAGACTTCGGTCTCCCTTTTTCACCCCTTTTCTTGTTAAAAGTTTCACATGTTTGGCGCACACGTTGCGCCCTACGCGTTATTTGAGCCATGAAAAGCGAACACATCCCCAAAGCGACCATAGGTCGGCTCGCCGTGTACATCCAGGTTCTGGAGAACCTGTTGCGAGATGGCACCGACGTGATCTCTTCGGAGAAGCTGGCCCGCGCCTGCTCGGTCAACTCCTCGCAGAT encodes the following:
- a CDS encoding ATP synthase F0 subunit C, whose product is MKIAKILFTTLAMVLVASVAFASEGADPVMSAKAYATAIGMGIAAGLCGIGQGMGVKGACEGIARNPEAGGQLSTTLILGLAFIESLAIYALVVNLILLFVV
- the atpB gene encoding F0F1 ATP synthase subunit A, with product MGFSGGLQHPLLYADMIKSVGHWGASMEHALGVESINHVIYMWIAMAILFSLGLIVRGRLQLVPGGLQNVMETIFGGLEDFVVSNLGEEGRQFMPLLGTIFIFILTMNLMGLIPGCDAATANINTPAAMAIIVFVFYQFVGIRKWGAGYIKHFMGPVGFLAPLMLILEPISHLARPLSLTLRLFGNIRGEEIVLVLMFMLAPIFGSLPMYFLFILAKTIQAFIFFMLTMLYLQGAIEHAH
- a CDS encoding ATP synthase subunit I, which codes for MINQKLEPLLVKWGFQRTDTRIVVRNQIYVSLGTSLVIVLVTLFSRWSLAYAAGAVLALINFWTLARVVQTLVYEPKGGPFKLFVIFMVKMTLSGLALYWLIGVERVPHWGLISGIGTVPLNITVTGLMQLGNKKPRL